A genomic window from Accipiter gentilis chromosome 1, bAccGen1.1, whole genome shotgun sequence includes:
- the ENO1 gene encoding alpha-enolase, whose translation MSILKIHAREIFDSRGNPTVEVDLFTNKGLFRAAVPSGASTGIYEALELRDNDKTRYMGKGVSKAVEHVNKTIAPALISKNVNVVEQEKIDKLMLEMDGSENKSKFGANAILGVSLAVCKAGAAEKGVPLYRHIADLAGNAEVILPVPAFNVINGGSHAGNKLAMQEFMILPVGADSFKEAMRIGAEVYHNLKNVIKEKYGKDATNVGDEGGFAPNILENKEALELLKTAISKAGYTEKVVIGMDVAASEFYRDGKYDLDFKSPDDPSRYISPDQLADLYKGFVKNYPLVSIEDPFDQDDWAAWKKFTGSVGIQVVGDDLTVTNPKRIAKAVEEKSCNCLLLKVNQIGSVTESLQACKLAQSNGWGVMVSHRSGETEDTFIADLVVGLCTGQIKTGAPCRSERLAKYNQLLRIEEELGSKARFAGRNFRNPCIH comes from the exons ATGTCGATTCTCAAGATCCATGCCCGTGAAATCTTTGACTCTCGTGGGAATCCCACTGTCGAGGTAGACCTCTTTACCAACAAAG GTCTGTTCAGAGCTGCTGTTCCCAGCGGTGCTTCAACTGGCATCTATGAAGCTCTGGAGCTTCGTGACAATGACAAGACACGCTACATGGGGAAAG GTGTCTCAAAAGCTGTTGAGCACGTCAATAAAACAATTGCACCTGCACTGATTAGCAAG AATGTCAACGTTGTGGAGCAAGAAAAGATTGACAAACTGATGCTGGAAATGGACGGATCGGAGAACAAAT CCAAATTTGGTGCCAATGCCATCTTGGGTGTATCTCTGGCTGTATGCAAAGCTGGTGCTGCTGAGAAGGGTGTCCCCTTGTACCGTCACATTGCTGACCTTGCTGGAAATGCAGAAGTCATTCTTCCAGTGCCT GCTTTCAATGTGATCAATGGTGGCTCCCATGCTGGCAATAAGCTGGCTATGCAGGAGTTCATGATCCTCCCTGTGGGTGCTGACAGTTTCAAGGAGGCAATGCGCATTGGTGCAGAGGTCTATCACAATCTAAAGAATGTAATCAAGGAGAAGTATGGCAAGGATGCAACCAACGTGGGTGATGAGGGTGGCTTTGCCCCCAACATCCTGGAAAATAAAGAAG CTTTGGAGTTGCTGAAGACTGCTATCAGCAAGGCTGGCTACACTGAAAAGGTTGTCATTGGCATGGATGTGGCTGCCTCAGAGTTCTACCGTGATGGAAAGTATGACCTGGACTTCAAATCCCCTGATGATCCCAGCAGATACATTTCTCCTGATCAGCTGGCTGACCTGTACAAGGGCTTTGTCAAGAACTACCCCT TGGTGTCCATTGAAGATCCGTTTGACCAGGATGACTGGGCTGCCTGGAAGAAGTTCACTGGCAGTGTTGGCATCCAGGTGGTTGGTGATGATCTGACTGTGACCAATCCTAAGCGTATTGCCAAGGCTGTGGAGGAGAAATCCTGCAACTGCCTCCTCCTTAAGGTCAACCAGATTGGCTCAGTGACAGAGTCTCTGCAAGC CTGCAAGCTTGCCCAGTCCAATGGCTGGGGTGTGATGGTGAGTCATCGCTCTGGAGAAACAGAAGATACCTTCATTGCTGATCTGGTAGTTGGTCTCTGCACTGGTCAG ATCAAAACTGGTGCCCCTTGCCGATCTGAGCGCCTAGCCAAGTATAACCAGCTGCTGAG AATTGAAGAGGAGCTTGGCAGCAAGGCCCGTTTTGCTGGAAGGAACTTCAGGAACCCTTGTATCCACTAA